A segment of the Salvelinus sp. IW2-2015 linkage group LG23, ASM291031v2, whole genome shotgun sequence genome:
WACTtgaatgccttgttgcaaacaggatgcatgttttggaatatttttattatgtacaggcttccttttcactctgtcaattaggttattattgcgcactaactacaatgttgttgatccattctcatttttctcctatcacagccattaaactctggaactgttttaaagtcaccattggcatcatagggtaatcactgagcggtttcctttctctccgacaactgagttaggaacgacgcctgcatctttgtagtgactgggtttattgatacaccatccaaagtgtaattaataacttcatcaaggatattcaatgtcataattttttattttttacccatctaccaataggtgccattctttgcgaggcattgcaaaacctccctggtcttcgtggttgaatctgtgtttgaaaatcactgctcaactgagggaccttacagataattgtttgtgtcgggtacagagatgaagtactaaaaatcatgttaaacactattcatgaaacttattatgtgacttgttaagcacatttttactcatgaactatataaatgcaacatgcaataatttgaatgatttcactgagttacagttcatataaggaaatcagtcaatttaaataaataaattaggccctaatctatagatttcacatgactgggctggtGCGCCTCTGCCCACCcctaatcagaatgagtttttcccccacaaaagggcttcattacagacagaaatactcctcagaagtcgggtgtggaggtcctgggcaggcgtggttacatgtggtctgcggttgtgaggccggttggacgtacagccaaattctctaaaacgacgttgctTTTAGTTTTTATAAGCTTTTagagcttatagtagagaaattaacatcaaATTCTCTAGTAacagtggacattcctgcagtcagcgtacCAATTGTACTAGTAACAGTGCATTGTGTTGTGCGacaacggcacattttagagtggccttttattgtcccaggcacaaggtgcacctgtgtagttattatgctgtttaatcggcttcttgatatgtcacacctgtcaggtggatagaggagacatgctcactaacagggatgtaaacaaatttgtgtacaacatcTTAGAGAAATgtgcttttgtgcgtatggaacatttctgggatgttttatttcagctaatgaaacatgggactaacactttacatgttgcgtttatttttttcagtatatttaggcttgccataacaaaggggtttattacttattgactgaagacatttcagcttttcatttttaattagtgagtgtgtaggccagtgacaattctttttatatttaatccattttaaattccgagtgtaacaacaaaatgtgaaaaaagtcactttctgaaggcactattacTTACACAAACAAAAAATGCTATCAACATTTGATGATTCAGAGGCAATTTCCTGCACTCACCTTTGTATCTTGGGTGTGCCTGGTTGCTTGGCAATGGTTTCCAGGAAGAGAGTGATTCCCTTGTGTACCTCGTTCATGCCGACCCAGCGCAGCACTTCCTCCAGGAAGGCCAGGGTGAAGGGGTGGTTGTGCCTCCGCCAGCTGTGGTTCCGCATGGGTACGCcacctgagtgagtgagtgagtgagtgagtgagtgagtgagtgagtgagtgagtgagtgagtgagtgagtgagagcgagagcgagaaggCACgaaagcgcgagagagagcgagagatgtaaTTCATGAAAGGATCTGAACCTGTATCATCTGACTATATCCATGTGAATAACGTGTTTATCTTACTGTGTATCCTCCACAGGATGTAGAGGGGGGGCCAGTAGTCTGTGTCAGGGGTCAGTGTGTCCCACAGCAGCCTCACCCTCACTGCTGAGTTCTCTGAAGtctgacacacagacaggagcTCAACATTAGAATGAGGACATTATGTATTGTAATATACTAATGCTAATAATTCATCATTAGGCCCCAAGAAGCCTGGGAGCGGAGTTACCTGTGCTAGTTGGTTGGCCAGCGGTGAGGAGCGAACCAGCTGCAGCAGGTTGCTGGGCAGACCCAGGCGATGGAAGTACCACACCATGTTCCAGAAGATGATGGAGTGGCTGTCCAGGAGCTGGCCCTGTGACAGCACCGCCTCGCCCTCGTTCTCCAGCAGGCTCTCAAGCTCCTTGCGCAGCACCAATGGGCTCAGGTAGGCCACCGTCACCTGGGGCGACCCACCCACCGATGAACCCTGGAGTCAATAACACGTTAACTGTGGGTATAGCTAGATTGAATATTTCCCAGAAGTCAACAGATAAAGATGAAAAATAAACCAGTGTAGGTAGAGTACCATGGTAGCGCTGCTGCTCTCAGAATAACTGCTGGTCTCAGAGCTGGAGTCCTCACTCACACCGTTGTGACCCAGGATGTCCCCCTGGTCACCAGGGGACTTGGCTGCGCTCTCCACCTCCTCGTCCATGTTCCAATTGGTACGTTYMAGGCTGTGGTGAACGCTTTGTTAGTCAAAATGAAGGGATTGGGTGACAAAAAAAGCCTAAAGTTCATTCAGTTTAAGAATCATACAGTCCTCACTATACAGTCCTCACCATACAGTCCCCACCATACACCATACAGTCCTCACCATACATTACAGTCCTCACACAATCCTTACCATATGTATTTAGACAGTAAAACCGTAGCTTCACTTTCCAAATACATATGGTGAGGACTGTACATGGCCCTGAATAGACAGATTGAATAAGAATAGGAGTCAAAATGAAGRKATTTTGACttctacgggccctggtcaaaagtattgcactatatagggaatagggtgccatttgagatacaCTTAAATGTTAGGGTGATGTTATGATGAGAGGAGTAGTCCTACCTGCTGACGGGTCCTAGGTCACAGATCTCAGCGTTGAGAAGGGGGACGAAGGTGGTTGAGCAGAAGGGACAGCTGGAGTTGAGGTTGGAGTCGTCAGACGTCCACCCGGCCATTATCTCCTCGTCATAGACCAGGGAGTTACAGCTCCGACACAGGGAGCAGCTCGACATCAACACCTCTAGTCCCGCTCCCTCTTGGTTGGTGTCCCAGGACTTGCGGAGAGGAAAGGCCAAATTGGTGGTTTCAGGGAGGTCGACGTCACTCCCCACCGACAGAGAACTCTACAGAGGGAAAGGATGGAGGAACATTAAGCACGTTTTGACAGGTTTGATAACTCTCTCTACATCTGCAAATGCATTTTACCACAAGTTGGCCAATACAGTATAGTAAGACTATAAGCTACAACAACCCACATGTTGTCCCCTCACCTCAGAGGTAGCACTGTAGAGCCTCTCCTTAGCCTTCAGCAGGCTCTCAGCCACCTGGGCTTTTCGGGACGGCCTCTGTTCCGACACCCTGCGCACCGGCCCGTTTTCACCCCCCGAGCGCCGTGCGTCTACACTGGCGGCCCGCCGCCCCGAGACTCGATGACGAGTAGGTGTGAGCAGCTGCTGCAGTTTCCCTGCCAGGCTTCCCCGACTCGGCGGTGACACATTATTGTAGTTCTCGTCAACGGGCTTGCGGCTCACAGTGTCTCTCGGCCCAGGTGGCCTACATTGAGAACAGAGGAATAGACTCTTATACTATATCTGAGTGATTTTCAAACTGTAATCCAAAAACATATCAGAACATTTCAGCCTCAGCTTCTCCACCCCCTCACCTGCCGTCTCTGTCCCCAGGCTGGCAGCTGCAGTCGGGCTCGGAGACGGCCGTCTCGGCACAGTCTTTGTAGAAGGTGGACAGGCACACCTGGTCGCGGCGCACCAGGACACCACCAGAAGGGGTGGAGGTGTCTCGTGGCCCCACGGGGGGCTTACGGGAGGCAGGATTGCTGCAGCCATTGGCACCTGCGTTCCGGAGCACCGCCTTCATTGAGAGCTTAGACTCTGTGGGGTGGAAATTGTTAGGAGGGTGGTTCCCAAACATTAGACACAGTTGTTTGATGAGAGTGTTAAGTTCCATTAAaccttaaatcaaatcacattttatttctcacatgcgccaATAACAACAggagtagaccttaccgtgaaatgcttactcacaagcccttaacaaacaatgcagttaaagaaatagagttaagaaaatatctactaaataaagtgaaaatactgggggtaccggtaccgagtcaatgtgcggaggtacaggttagtcaaggtaatttgtacatgtaggtactggtaaagtgactatgcattgataataaatagtgagtagcagcagtgtaaaaatggaaatagtccgggtggccattttattaattgttcagcagtcttatggcttgggggtagaagctgttaaggagccttttggacctagacctagaccacttgccgtgtggtagcagagagaacagtctatgacttaggttactggagtctgaccattttttgggctttcctctgacactgcctagtaaataggtcctggatggcagaaagttTGGCCCCAGAGATGTACTTGGCCAcacgctctaccctctgtagtgccttccgGTCGGAttctgagcagttgccataccaggcggtgatgcaaccggttgttgcctacctttaccacctgggggcggcccatcaggaagtccaggaaccagttgcagagggaggtgtttagtcccagggtccttagcttagtgatgagctttgtgggcactatgatgttgaacgctgagctgtagccaatgaacagcattctcacataggtgatccttttgtccagatggcaaagggcagtgtggagtgcaactgAGATTGCGAcgtctgtgaatctgttggggcagtatgcaaaatggagtgggtctaaggtttccgggatgatggtgttgatgtgagccatgaccagcctttcaaagtacttcatggctaccgacatgagtgctaatgggcggtagtcatttaggcaggttaccttcgctttcttgggcatagggactatggtggtctgtttgaaacatgtaggtattacagactcggttagggagaggtttaaaatgtaagcgaagacacttgccagttggtccgtgcgtgctccgagtacacgtcctgataatccgtctggccccaaggccttgtgaattttgacctgtttaaaggtcttgctcacatcggctacggagagcgtgatcacacagtcgtccggaacagttgGTGTTCTCGTTCATGCTcctgtgttgcttgcctcgaagcgagcataaaaggcatttagcccgtctggtagacttgtgtcactgggcagctcacggctgggtttccctttgtagtccgtaacagtttgcaagccctgccacatccgacgagcgtcagagctggtgtagtaggattcaatcttagtcctgtattaacgctttgcctgtttgatggttcatctaagggcatagcgggatttcttataagcgtccggatgagtgtcctgctccttgaaggCGGCAGCATTTAactcggtgcagatgttgcctgtaatccatggcttctggttgggatatgtacgtacggtcactgtggggacgacgtcgtcaatgcacttattgatgaagccggtgactgagttggtgtactcctcaatgccattataWAACATTCCAATTACCGTGCTATTTCTATAAAATAGATATCCGTCACTCACTGTCTGTTGAGCCTCTCATGCTGTTCAGGCTGTTGCTCTTCACCATAGACCCCGTCAGCGATTCGTGGCTGGAGCTTTCACTCAGGCCGCTCCAGCTGGACTGACGAATCAGGTTAGATTGTGGGCGGGACCGTTGGTTACTGTCCATTGTATCTATTTAAAAAGACAAAACATGTTTCACCGCTATGTTTTAACATATATAATGATTTTAATTCAAACCattaaaaaggccactctaaaaccaATGACTATTTAttgttacaaacaatagtaaaaaaacaaataacatgTAAATATGTCCTGACCTGTCCGCGAGCCTACTGAACCACTCTTCTGCCGTTGTCTGATTGGCTGTCTGAACTGCGCCACGGCCATCAGAACGTTACGCAACTTGGCCCAGCGCAGACGGCcaccctgattggtggagggccaCTTGCTCTCCAGCACTGCCTGAGGAGAGAGGGCCGAGCCAGAGGTGAGTCAATATGGGGGGAAAAAGACAACACTACAGACGGGATCACAGACGGGATTGAACTCTATTTTTAATTCAAGTAAATAATGTCTCACCTTGTTGTAGTATGCATAGGTGATGGTGTTGGGTGTGATCCCAGCTTTCTTCATCTCCAGAAGTACCCTAACAGCGAGCACAGGCTGCCCGTACTGCCCACACAGCTGCATCAGGATCCTGTAACACACCTCATCCGGTAGTACCACCTTCCTGGTCTCCATGTGCTTGAGCACCTCGTATGCCGTTTGCAAGGCACGCACCTTGGCACTCTCCGCCCGCACAAAGGTGGGCAGGTAGATGAACCACAGCCCATAGCAGTGGCCAAGCAGGCATTTGGACCACATGTCGGGCACTGCCGAGTATATCTGTGCCCGCTTCTGTGCCAGCTTAATCTCCTAAAGGAGAAACAGGGATACAGGAGTTAGGTAATCCAATCTAGATTCACTAAAGCCGTAATAATGTGGTTCCTATGTGTCCTAGTAGGCCAACTTAWCAACCCTGAAGGGTGCTTGGGGTATTCACCCAAAATACACAGCCGCCAATGTGCTTCCTGCTTTTAAATATTGAATGAAGGATGAAATATGAATGCTCATTAAATTCAAATGGCACAGAAAAACAGTGAACCATGTTCCCTCTTTAGCTGTGGAAAACTGGGTTATCATAAAGCTAACTGTGGAGTCTTGAACAGATCAAGTTGATTGAtactatatgataaacagagagtagcagcagcgtaaaagaggggtttgggggCGCACACAAAtagtcctcaaaaggttctacagctgcaacatcgagagcatcctgcctggttgcatcactgcctagtacggcaattgctcggcctacgaccgcaaggcactacagagggtagtgcatatggcccagtacatcacttgttTTGATTTGCAGGCAGGGTAATGCccttaataaaataataaagattGAAATTAAACTGCGTGAGTCAGCCTCTTAATATTATTGTATAGTTGTGTTGGGTTTTAAGGGGCTCTGGCACAGCATGTTGGGGTCTGTACCTGTTTGGTCCGTCGCGGGGCAGGGCTGCTGGGGGCACTCCCCTTGGTAGGGACACGTAGCTGGTCCTGAGGCCGGTCAAAAAGATCCATGCAGAGCACAGGGAATGTCTCATAGCTGTAAACAGACAAACACGCTGTCACTGGTCACAGCATCAGACAGTATAAAGTGCTGGGGCCCTTATTTGTGCTCATCTAGAATCAGATCAACCTTCGTATTCTTTATTATTTAAaagactaaactgatcctagTCCCAGCCCTACTTTGAGAAGCTTAGAGAACACGAACCCTGCTATATGTAGAGCCTGTGTTACCTGTAGTGAGTGGGGCACTCTGAACCGTCTGGCTCCTGGGGTTCCTCTGGGGGCATGATGAAGACCCNGACCCTGCTATATGTAGAGCCTGTGTTACCTGTAGTGAGTGGGGCACTCTGAACCGTCTGGCTCCTGGGGTTCCTCTGGGGGCATGATGAAGACCGTGTGCTCCCCACTGTGGGCCTCGTCCAGGTCTATCAGACGCACCTCCTCAGGCTTCTCCACATCCGACTGCTTACACACaccgcatatatatatatatacacacacacgcaccgcaaACACAGGTCACatacacagaaatacacaaacaTTGACAACGTAGAGGGCAGGAATGGGATCACACACATTTCCATTAGTTGTGCAAATACAAAAAGGCTCATCCGGTTTCAGTATTAGAATCAACACACTAAAAGCTTCCATAAGATATGGTGCRTCACTAAACATCCTGTAAAACAAGAAGATGTGATTCTGACCTTCTGGACACACTCGTCGAAGAACTCGAGACAGGCATGGCGATCACTGACGAATGAGCACTCCTCGATGAACTGAGTGAACATCTGGGTCCTGGTCAGCTGGGTGTAGAACTTCTGGTGGGTGCGTTCACGAGACTTCAGGAAGCCTGCAAGAGCCAGGGAGGGGTTAACTTCAGACACACATTAAAACACTAgcttcacagggatgctggttaTCRACACAGTAAGTAGGTGAGgtaaaacacccacacacacgtacTCAGCTAGAAAGTTATATAACATTGTGTACACTTGTGTACATTTTTTTGTGAGttatgagtcacacacacaggcagtcaccccctcccacccccccacacTGACCCTGCAGGTTGAAGAGGGAGCTGCAGTCGGTGGTCCTGTCTGAGGGGGCCTGGGTGATGGGCAGCAGGTAGGCGCGGTAGCCCCTCAGCAAGCAGCTCATGAAGCGCAGGAAGGCCTCCTGGATCTCCAGCTCCAGCTGCTTCTGACGCCCGTAGATCAGGTCATAGTCCGTCAGCAGGAACTCCAGGGTGGCCTCCTCTTGGCCAGTGGTGTAGACTGATGGAGAAGAATGTGGGGAGGGGGTAGAGGAAAAGTGAGGGAAATGGGGATAGTGGTGGAGAAAGGCACAGAGAGAAAATTATGAAGATAAAAAGCATTGGCACATTGAATTATCAAGAGTCAGATGTATTGCACCAATATGTTTTAGCTTGTACTCATTTTCCAGCATCAGTCCCTAGATGGGCTTCAGAATAAGTAGGCTAGATGATGTAAAAAATTATTGACAGAAAaagggagatgagaagagagtgCATGTCATGAATGGAGTCTCCAGCCATCACCCACTTTTCTCCAGAGTCTTCATCAAGTTGGTGAGGGTATTCACCAGCATCTTGCCATGCTTCCTTGGTAGCGATCGCCATGACAACGGCTTCTTGTCCTCTGCTCTGCAGGAGAAGAGAAAACAAAACTATGGATTTCATCCTTTCAAACGTGCGTATGTTTGGTTTTGTTGCTTCCTCTTCCATCAGTTGCATCCTGGTCCAGGTCCTTCAAGGTCAGTGTACTCACTGAAAGATGGTGTTGGTGTCCAGGTCAACACACACCACGTCAGTAGGGGGGTCATAGAGGTCAAAGTAGCTGGAGTGGACGCCCACGATGAAGGGCATGGGGGCACACAGTACGTCTGCCAGCCGCAGCGGGCACAGGGGGATGTACGGGCAGTGCCAACGCAGAGGGAACGTCATCTAGAGGGATAGAgtgcattattttatttattttttWAATTagtacagtgggttaactgccttgttcaggggcaaacgacagatttttaccttatcagcttggggattcgatctagcatcatttcggttactggcccaacgctccaatgactaggctacctgccgcccccttggaatgagtgtgtgtgtacgtatatgtctttgtgtgtgtgtatggcggtGTGTGTAGGTTTGGCGTGTGTGTGACTCACAGACACCAGGGCCTCGCTGACGGAGGTGAGGACGTCGGGGCGGAGGGAGTGTAGCAGTAGTTTGTGCTCCGTCAGCACAGCCAGCAGCAGGACACAGGCGTTCTCAGGGCCCAAGTTCTGCAGCAGCTTCACAAAGCTGGCACCACTACAGACAGAAAAGAACAGCCTCTTTATCAATTCATTATTGTTTTAATGGATTCACTTCAACATGACTTCAACATGATAATAGAAATCCCTCAGGGGAAACTAAGACATGGTTGGAGAGATAGCGCCTAGCGCAGAAGAACGCATTCCACCACATAGTTTATTGCGACTCGACCTAATGCAGATTTACTGTACTGACCTGAGCAGTAAGGGGGAGGAGACGGGCTGACAGAGGAGAAGGTTGTCATAGGGGGAGAGCTGAAATGACACACAAACATTTTTCATTAACAAACCAACATGGTGGACAATAATCTACAGGTCTAAGGAAGAACGTTTAGCCATGCTTCAATTTCATAGACCACCATTCACCAAATTGATATCTGTTGATTKGAAACAAKCAATTAGGAATCAAGTTTGAAAAGCCCCATGAGACTCGATTTGAGTTTTCTAGAAATCCCCAAACTACTTAAACAATCGTCTCTACTTTCTAGAGCCGGAAGGATCATTCAGTGATGTTAAATTATTTTAAATCCACAGTAAATTATATATTGTTTTGATTGGGTGTTATTTTTACCCTGTCCATCTGCACACACTAACCAGTGAAACCATCAATTCATTCAACGCCCATTTCCTGTGGGGGAGGAAGTCACATCTTTAGTGAGAAACACCACAATGCTActggtgtcaaactcaaatagaACTCAAGCTGAGGTTCCGCTTGTAACGCGCACACACAGAGAAAGCTTTTGTTCTAAACTAGCACTAAAACGCCTGATTCAGCTAATAATCACAGTCATGCCTTACTTGAATTAGGTATTTTAATGCTGCCTTCTGTATAGCCCTGAGCTAAATCAATGCTTAGCAAGGTTTTACACTCCACCCGTCTGATGCTTTAAAGTGCTTTGATGTGTTAATATGGAATAAAGATAAGAGAATGTGAATTGAGTTAAAGACAGGTGTCCCTACCTGCACTAGGATGCGAGGCCgctgaggggaggggaaggggacgTTGTGCATGAAGCTGGAGATGTGCCTGGAGAGAGCAGAGTTCATGTTAATAAATCAACCAAACAACCAACCATAACATGAATCAACAGCCAATAGGCTGAAGGTATGTTAGCCAGTAGATTAGCCAGTTTAGGTTTATAAAGACACATAGCTGATATTTGCCATGAAGGACCACTGACTTCTCAAGGGGCAGCACGTGGGGTCCGGAGATGGAGTATCGGTAGACGAAGGTGAGGAACTTCTGGAAGACGGTGAAGAAGGGCCAGTGGGAGAGAACACACACGCTCTTCTTCACTTGCAGGGTGCGGTTGGTGATAGGCCGCCGGTCCACCACGCTCACCAGGCCCAGACGGACGCTCTGCCGCTCCGAGAGGCACTCCCGTGGGAACGCCTCGTAGAACTGGATGGCAGCACCGTAAACCTGGGACGGGAAGAGGAGACACGGGAGTGTTAAAAAGTAAAGATTTAGCTAACGCTAGATGCTTTGAACTGTGTAAACAGTTAGCAAATGCTAGATACTGTGAGAAATAGtggagttacatttttttttattaaactgtGAGCGAGTTCATACTTAAGTCATTTGCatctcaatgttgttgtttttattgctttatcgCAGATAAAGTCTATACAGTGGGCCAATTTAAAACTTGTAATTGAGGTAGGCAAGCATGATATTGAATAGCTGCATTGGTAAATAACTACACACAAGTCAAGCAACAAATAGTTGGTATTTATCAACATTAGAACATTAGGATTTGTCAATCTTCATATATCACACTTGATATACATTTCTTTGTGAGTGTGTATTTCTGAACCTTGTCAGCCACCGTAGGTCATGGCATTTTGTGGAATTAGAAATATCTCAGCCCATTTGGTTCTAGAATTAGATGTTGTTGTAGCAACCACAGAATTAGCAACATACTCCTTACAGGTGGCCTCACTGGCGTGtcactgtgatgtcatcactcaTGATGCTGATTCCCTGATCATAATCAGATGAGTTCTGAGTTACCATAGTGATGATTACTATATCGtcaaacaaaatcaatggaaCATATTCCAAAATCGTCAGTCTGTGAAAAATCCTTTGAAGAGACAACCTTGCTATTTCTGCAGATTTTTTCAAGCTGATTTCACACATTCATTGGACCCTCTGTTCAACAAAGCAATGAATCGACGACTAAGTGTGTCCATGTCCCGAAGAAGTGCAGTTTCTGATGATGAGAAAATTGTCAGCCGTGGGAGAGGCCGATCGAGGGCTAGATGCCACTACCCTACTTCGGTAAACCAGCCAAAACATAAGACTGTAATTATTGGTAAAACACATGTTCTGTAAtaaactttttcagttctgtttcAAATTAATGCAAATTTGAGAGTGGTCTTGGCTGAGAGTTGTTTAATTTTGTCCATACAAAGGAGAGAGAAAGCCCTGACTCTGTGACCCAAACAGTGAAACACCCTCAGAAGGCAGAGAAGGATGTAATGAATCGTGGACGGAGTGCGTCTGTCCCTCGAAGAAGGGCAAGatctgtaaatgtaaaaaatcatatgaaaatgttgttttaataCGATAGCTAAATCTCAGATTTCTTAATCTGATGCCATATACTAATCATTCTTGATCCATGTCATGTTCATGGTGATAAAACATGTTCTATTTTCAGGAGGATGAGAAATCTGTTTGCCGTGAGAGAGGCAGATCCAGGATCAGACGCCACTGCCCAATTTTGGTAAACCAGTCCTTATATTCATTGGTTAATACAGTATGGAGGAACActgacattttctgaaatgtttttaaattgtttatacCTGTTTCCGCCTCAACTTTCAAAGTAGGCTAACAGTTATTTCATTGTCTTAAAAGATCCATACAAAGAGAGACAGCACTGACTCTGTGTCCCAAACAGTGGACTACTCTCAGAACGCAGAGAGGGACGTAATGACTCACGGATGGAGTGTGTCATCTATCCCTCAAAGAATGGCAATAACTGTgagttaaaaaaaacatacaaaaaagctTTAAAAACATRCTACCCTAAT
Coding sequences within it:
- the LOC111950267 gene encoding DENN domain-containing protein 4B is translated as MTEEKCPQLVDYFVVAGLAPGGSAPLDEEGQQRGCRVVEPVTDLAVIARGLGEEVPEGFTCIEKTQGGHPAELSAGLINNPHMYLCYRRGHDKPPILDLGVLYEGKEVVKQGWYVIETTPYSRSASLSSGGPATHRTFLTYRRAPESQALHTLGVTDISLLLPSKGEVAPHTFCRVEKNLNTGIWGPALYLCYKRAVAKANALVYEAGLISRYPEADVESFPLPESVPMFCLPMGVTVESWPLNTKYQLPVFSTFVLTSASGDKVYGAAIQFYEAFPRECLSERQSVRLGLVSVVDRRPITNRTLQVKKSVCVLSHWPFFTVFQKFLTFVYRYSISGPHVLPLEKHISSFMHNVPFPSPQRPRILVQLSPYDNLLLCQPVSSPLLLSGASFVKLLQNLGPENACVLLLAVLTEHKLLLHSLRPDVLTSVSEALVSMTFPLRWHCPYIPLCPLRLADVLCAPMPFIVGVHSSYFDLYDPPTDVVCVDLDTNTIFQAEDKKPLSWRSLPRKHGKMLVNTLTNLMKTLEKIYTTGQEEATLEFLLTDYDLIYGRQKQLELEIQEAFLRFMSCLLRGYRAYLLPITQAPSDRTTDCSSLFNLQGFLKSRERTHQKFYTQLTRTQMFTQFIEECSFVSDRHACLEFFDECVQKSDVEKPEEVRLIDLDEAHSGEHTVFIMPPEEPQEPDGSECPTHYSYETFPVLCMDLFDRPQDQLRVPTKGSAPSSPAPRRTKQEIKLAQKRAQIYSAVPDMWSKCLLGHCYGLWFIYLPTFVRAESAKVRALQTAYEVLKHMETRKVVLPDEVCYRILMQLCGQYGQPVLAVRVLLEMKKAGITPNTITYAYYNKAVLESKWPSTNQGGRLRWAKLRNVLMAVAQFRQPIRQRQKSGSVGSRTDTMDSNQRSRPQSNLIRQSSWSGLSESSSHESLTGSMVKSNSLNSMRGSTDKSKLSMKAVLRNAGANGCSNPASRKPPVGPRDTSTPSGGVLVRRDQVCLSTFYKDCAETAVSEPDCSCQPGDRDGRPPGPRDTVSRKPVDENYNNVSPPSRGSLAGKLQQLLTPTRHRVSGRRAASVDARRSGGENGPVRRVSEQRPSRKAQVAESLLKAKERLYSATSESSLSVGSDVDLPETTNLAFPLRKSWDTNQEGAGLEVLMSSCSLCRSCNSLVYDEEIMAGWTSDDSNLNSSCPFCSTTFVPLLNAEICDLGPVSSLXRTNWNMDEEVESAAKSPGDQGDILGHNGVSEDSSSETSSYSESSSATMGSSVGGSPQVTVAYLSPLVLRKELESLLENEGEAVLSQGQLLDSHSIIFWNMVWYFHRLGLPSNLLQLVRSSPLANQLAQTSENSAVRVRLLWDTLTPDTDYWPPLYILWRIHSGVPMRNHSWRRHNHPFTLAFLEEVLRWVGMNEVHKGITLFLETIAKQPGTPKIQRSLYREMLFLTLAAMGRDHVAAFDKKYKAAYQRLSGSLGREELRRKRAQPPSPKAVDCRRSFLLPLEC